From the Glycine max cultivar Williams 82 chromosome 11, Glycine_max_v4.0, whole genome shotgun sequence genome, the window CAATACTTCCTTTTTTTACTCAACACTGTGTTTTATCTTACCCACCAACATTTTAAGCGGAGTACTTTAAtaattatgtactgtcattctAAATTAAGTTACTACTAAtatggtttttaaaataattataataaaaattaataaatttattatattctttaaaaaataattgtaataaaatatattaataaatttatcacacatattaaattaaattataattgaatgacaatataaaagtgtataacatattttattttctaatatcatgtaaaaaatttatatattattatttaatcataaatgattatatatgatttttttataataattattttaaaaattatataataataattttttattaaataataatacaaaattacTCTTTATCATTAGTATATGATTATTAAATTCTTGAATGATgcatttaaaaatacttttgataaataatataaacaaaattgtagtaaaaaaaatcttaatattaTGATGTGATCTCGTAAAAAGTATATATGAACTGAATTTTGGCAGTCACATGCTTGAGGTAACTTGCTATTAACTTAATAAGATTCAGGTAAGTGTCACATATGCAACCATGTCTTCAGTTCTGACTTCTGAGCCATATTTTTGGGAGGATCAAAATTTTGAGGTTCCAATTAACTTCATGTCCTTAGATTCTTCCTCGGTTTCTCTGAAAACTTAGTTCCTAGCTTGCATGTGGATCTTGTACCCTCACAACATGGGCGCACCCATCTTGCTCTCTCCTCAAAACATGCGTCTTTATAACTTTCCAATAACTTGACCAAGCAACTTTTAAACCAAAGTTTCAGCTtttaattactttcattttttttgttgtcgaTCACTTTTTTAGGTTGGTGATCATTTTTTGTTGTCACTTTActtctttaatattattaaactgATATGTGTGTTTCTTTCATTAGACAAACCGAAAGGAAAATATTGAGAAAATGGTAGAGCTGAAATGTCTTAAATGCATGTGTATGAAACTTAACCTAAGAGAGTGGCTAGGACAATAATAATGGCTCTCAGTTGAAGCCAGACATAGAGCAGACACACACTACCCATACCCGAACATGCTCTGTGCACATTTTTGTTTAAAAGGAATTCCTTCCAAACTGCAACCACTATTACAAGGAGAAAAGTGACCAAGGGGCACTTCGCCCTACTCTTTAATATGCTCTTCATGTCCTTTTCTTTTGCTGGAAATTTTTGgactttttcttcaattaagaTACGTATTTCCGGAGATTACATGAGGCCTCTAGAAAATGCCAACACAATTCTAGTAAtctctttttgaaattaatctttaaatatgTTACTTAGTATTGAcggcttttattttttattttcttgtgttgtaCAAGTATTATGATGACACCTAAACTCTTACATCCTTCACACTAGCTGGATCTTTATGAGTTTATATTGACGGCTTTTATTACTATCTTAAATTcgttaattagaaaaacaacttaattataaataaaaaaaagttattattaacTTGCAATTGACTTGGATACGTATAGACTAATTTAATAGTTCgaccattttaaataaaattttaggttcgagttttataaataaagaaaaaatgtatttaaaaaaatatcataaaatatgtatatttaattattcattaatcatatcaattattttattgtctttCTTAGGTTATTCAAGAgttatgaatcatttttttttctgagaaaTGTCTCTTTTTTCTGTAAACATgttatgaatataaatatttattgattatattgATGGTCACTAATGTTTACtttaaaaacttaaacttaGTGAACACTTTTAATTGAGTCTAGcttctctttctttctactATTTATTTATGCACAAGATTTAAATATAAGTTAAGATATTAAAATTCAGTTCCaatgatttaatgataaaaaaatgtcttctttATATTCACaagaattatttcttttaataaattaaaaggttctcacaatgaaattataaaccacttctataaattaatttatgcaagGAATCCTAATCACTCCCAACATCAAGAGAATCAAAATCCAAGGATGaattgtttgaataaataatataacaaaatgtGTGAACTGTGTGAACCCTACTAGCTAGCTAgcactttttttcttaatataaaagTTTACCGAGTAAAATATGTGAGGGTACGTAACAAGAGTAAAGTTGGCTTAATGCTAATACCAATATTTCACATAACAATCAACTTCATCGATCGAGACAAGTGGAAAGTTGCGTTTCAACTTGCTCTGCGTTCAAGAACGGGTTTAGTTTTGCACCTTATAGTGGGACGAAAGAGCAAACATCATCGGAAATACCACAATACGAAGAGAGGAGACAGACATAAACCGTGATTAGACGATTTCACCAATCATCAATGTCCAGGTTCAATGGGGAAAAAATTACTATTGGCAATGAATTCAACTTTGTCCACTTCCACAACCATTCAACACCAACTTGCAAAATTGTCTACCATCTCAAAAGTTCAGTCAAACAACACACCCATTTCAACATACTAATTACATCAGATTAAAAACCAATAATCTTATATTCAAccttaaataaatagttaagtTAAATAttagactaaaaaaatttattgtccaGAATAATCTTAATTAAAGTAAATAAGATTGTCTAACACACAGAATGTAAGGAATCTTacgaaaatgaaattaaaacaaatcattcgattaaaaataacaaaagattgGGAGAATAATAACATAGAGAGGtcagtattattattattattattattattatataggaAAGGAGGGTGACAAATTACAGTAATGGCCCATGCCCCATGCCCCATTTACGGAACCAGCACCTAACATTAACAATCCCACCCGTTTTTATGATACAcattcattattaatattattcctTATCACCATCATATGGTAGTGATTACAATTTCTCGACAGACTCAAacccagaagaagaagaagaagaaatcctcATCAAATCTCAGAGATGAAGCATCTCAATCAATACTGCAATATGTCTGCAGAAGCCATAATAGGCTGGTTCAGATACCCCATATTCAACGGGTTGAAGTTGAAGaagctattattattattattcattggCTCAACGAAGGTGCTCGATGCTGCTGCTCCAAAACCCGCCACAGTGGTGGTGGCATTCAACACGTCAACGATCTCGTTCAGAGACTCCAACCTGTGACTCAACTCACCCACCTGAGCCCTAAGCACCGAGTTCTCAGCCTCAACGCTTAAGTACTGTTGCGTGGTGATGTTGACGCTTGTGAGTATTTGTTGGTTCTCTTTTCTGAGCTGAGCCACTTGGGAAACAAGATCGTCCAAGTGCTTCTGCTTCCTCATGCGAGATCGGCGTGCAGATTCGCGGTTTGATAtcattctcttcctctttctctGATCTTCCATCATCGCCTGCAAATCTTCCTCAGAACCAGAGTTCTGAAGCAGAGATAATGACCCTGAAGATGTTCCACTTGAACAAGCCATGTTTATATGATACGATATATGATTCAATACAATACAACCCTTCTCAATTTAATTGACACAATAGGCAGGACCAGGACCCAGACACTTATAACTAGACACAAATttctcagaaaataaaaataacaatatattgcAGATAGATTTTAttgtgataataaaaataaaactagctAGTAGAAgatattatgatattttagaTAGATGATTATTAAGCTAAGGAAGGGTTAGAAATCATGAAACGTAGTACAACCAATAGAGGAAGGCAACTGAGAAGGATTGAACTAAATGGGTCCTGCGCCTAACAGTGGAATTGATCATACACCCGGAAAAGAAGATTTCACTGAGAATCGGATACATGAATCTCAAACATCAACAACAAGAAGATGTTGGACATTTAATTATTGCACTTCTACTTggttagagaaaataaaaataaaaaaataaaaattgatgagTCAAACTCTCTACAACCCAATTGAGAAAAGTTTCAAACTTTGGTGCTGAAAAATGGGATGGGAGGAGATTTGTTATGTGGGGGTTGAATTTGGTGGAGGTTGAAGAAGAAGGGTATTTGATGATAAGGGGACTCAAGAGAGGAAGAGGTTGAAACGCAAGATGTGGAAGAAAGGGTTGGCGCAGAACAAGGGCACTCTCGGACCATAGGATATATAAGAAATATCTTTAGATCTTACTCTGGTTGGCTAGCTATCTAGAAAGTGTGATAGGAAAGAGGGAGAGAGTGGAAGAGAGGATTCTATGCAATTCAAGCGGGGAATTTATAGATCTAAAAAAGCCAACAAGTtggtgaaattaattaattaattatcaattatgaAATCCGGGACAAGAAACAAAGCAGTAGGCTCTAATTTACTCTGGGATCACTTCATgggaaaaatatataagttgaaaaacctttattataaaaagtgtatgagagagagagagagacagaagGGTGATTATTATTCGTGGAAGGTGAGAAGTAAAATTATGGGAGGGGAGGAGAAGAGAAGAGACTACGTGAGAAGACACCACAAGTGTCCAGAGATACAGCTGGGAAGCAACAATCACAGAAAAATGCATCATCATAGTTCAAGATACATCCAAAAGTAGCATCGCACTCTCACTCTCACACAACAGATCTGTTTTGGTAACTAGTATGTGGATCCACTAACACCACCAGAGAGCCCAGAGGtgtattttagttttcaaacaTACAAATATAGAATTATAAATTAACAGCAGTTCCATGTTTATCCACggctattatatataattttttttcactaaatcAACTGGAAATTATATTAGttacagtttttaaaataatttttataatttttttacagtatCAATTAATGAGAAATTAATGTTGGTGTGACTtgtattcttttataatttcataatttattgtatatttatacttttcatttatgagtatttttgttgttgtgtaaATCATCATAAAGAAATATCTTGATCGgttatcaaaatttttaaattcctcCCAAAAATCTGTTGCCACTTACATGTGAGTGTCTCCTCCAAAACTATAATTTCTCCATATACATTGGTCAAAATTTGAATATCTGACTACATACTTAAGGAGTTAAAATCTCAATCACCTCaactgattattttttatattttatgagtaacttatttcataaaaaaaggtgtcagaataaaaaatacttattttaatttaactatatttaatttctaatcgGATAAAATTGTTAAGCAAGAAAGTTTCCTATACTTTGTACGTGTTTTATAATTTAGGTGAAATTAAAAAGacttaaaattatatcataattatatatttaaatgaatgaatataaatgattaagattcaaaggaaaataattaacataaagttaaaataaactaattaaatcaataatttagTAGTTGaattagattgaaaataaaatttaatataaaacattaaatattattttaaaaagttggaATTCAAAGAAAACTaagttttattactattttttaaatcaataatttagtattttataaaaatacaaaaaaatactaaacaataataataaaataaggtaTTTTGAGAAAGAATGATGACAAACGAATTTATTCTTAAGAACAAATGTTCTAttttattatagaaaaaataaagtatcttatatttataaagtgtattattttattttatattttttacattaacttacttaaatttaactatataatatttatgtaagAAAATATGAGGGTACATATACTGCAACAGAAATTATTCTAGCAGGTGGGTTGGGCTAAGTAACGTGTTCCATCTTTTTCACTTGTCATCCCCCACAGCGTGAAAGGGCTCTCTGGTAAGACAATGAACTGTCGGAACAATTAAATGATTCCGtgagaaattattaaatacttcctccaattttaaatataaaaaatgcttaaatttaaaatttttaattaataatatatatttttatatttacatcaattttaattaaaaaaatattttttaaaattaccttTCATTATGTTAGTATCAagaatacaaaaattattaaatataaattctaattaaattaaagttattttaaaataataacattaaatcatgtaaaattagttcaaaattatttacatttgagAGGAACATTATATTCGAGATTAggattgaaatgataaaaaattcatgagtttaaattttttaatcgtttgttgataaaaaaattcaagactaACAAACAttacatttcttttatttatatttaaagttgAATGGAGAAGTCTTTTTACTACCATGTATTTATAGCTCTGGACCTACGGTTACTTTTTAtgtgaaatatatttattttttaaaatttatataaaaaagttaatgatactataattatatattacataaaaattaattgagacATAATAATTTATCCTCCCTCTCCTCTTCGCACAAGTTATTTCGTGTAGGTAAGAAGTATCTCATGTGTATAACTTCAaaatcacacacacaaaaaaatgaaagatttatGGTACTCTTGCGTCTTACTAACAATGTGTTTGATAACTTAATAGGTGTGTTGACTTTaggagatgaaaaaaaaaaacctaatagGTGTAGTTTAATTAGTTACATACGTTAATTGTGGAagaaaataatcttaatttgattttcatataatatatcTTTGAGATAGATAATGAATTACAAATATgactaaattttgaataaaaattaattttataaataaaatatcaaagttTATAAAATACCTTGAGATTCAATCAAGGAATCAAATGCCCTAAtcaaaattgttataaaattagtGTATttgatagaagaaaaataaaagatgaaaaaaaaaatacaagacctactaattattttaactcTATTCctcaagtatttttattttattcatctaTCTCTCTCctatttcttctttatttatcttaaaccaaacaatttttattcttatttgttttcatcctcttttcctatttttattcatcttatttctcacgtattttttcctttctacaaAGAACCATAAAATGTTAtgttcaaattttcaaaaagaaaattagtaGGAATCATTCGTTTATTCATTCTCAAACATGTATAATCCTTTATGGGGCTACACCCTTAaccaaaaagaataaattgataATGGTAAACATACACAAATGGGGCTACCCATAAAGTGGAAAAGTATATCTTGCTTTATTTTGTCAATtaatacttcatttttttttttgtgaataattAACACTACGTGTTAAAGACACTGGTGAGCAAATTCTTTTTAATGGATATCTGAAGGCTAAAGTCAATATTAAAAGAAAGTAACTGCTGGTGATTGAGTTTTTTAATTGCACATTTTCCTTGTGGCTAGATTCATTGAACTAACAATTTTTCGTCATTCGGATAAAATTATCTTACAATTCTTTTATCGTGCAGTGTATCCCATTGCGCCGTTcgcgtttttatttttttatttttgcactgctaactatttttaaataattaaatgtataaagaaatattataaatataatactcATTTTGTCTTATCTTGTGTTATATTCCTCTATCTCACTTTTATTTCATAGAGATATTATTGgtatgatttaatattttacaGTAAAATAATCTCTTCAGTTGTTACTAAAAAAGTAAATGAGTTAAGCTAACGAgcataaaaagtttaaatttgatttgtgaaaaaaataggtaacttaaatttgattcatttaattaaacaaGTACAATCAAAAGCTTGAGTttcacttatttaaaaaaaattaaagtttgagtTTAATTTGTTTAGCTTAATTACATAATTTTCGTATATAACATAATTACCTTAAAATCGTTTATTCATTTTAGTATAAAGGACTATTATTTTAGCAtaaactttgatttttatataattgataaaatgatcGTTCGAAAGAATTGGAAAACATGTTGAGTGCAACCAACTATAAAtgattggttttttaaaaatagaattgaaatcatcatataacttttaagaattatttaaataaattacttctaaaaatttaaatataattattttgtaattaaataaatgcacaaattttataatttttaaacatgtGTTTTAATCAAtgctttttcttataaaaacaacacacaaaaaaaggtcttcaattaatatataaatggcACTGGAAAGTGACTAaacttagaaaattaaaaatatcatatgtgtttctatttatctatttatttatatatttctctATATACTATAAGAATACTTAATTAGCAAAATCCGCCTTCGACTTTGAGAAATATCAAGgtatgtttggattaaagtttAATTATAAGGTATTTTCACAAATAAAGTTTAATTAGCAAAATCAGCCTTCGACTTCGACTATGAATTTCAATACaccaaataaagaaagaaaaaatattgcttttgaataaaagtatttttgaacTATACCAACATTTAATCCAAACGTACTCAAAGTTTGAAATAATTTATCCACATCCAATTACCATTACCGTTTGTTTTGACGAGATGGACAAAAACATCAATTTTACATTGTACAACTATATAATAGTAcctctaaaaaaacaaaaacaaaactataCAATAGTAcgaaaaattgttatattaGCTACGAGGAATTTGAGCAAATATTTCTATGAATGATACAACTGTAAAACAAATCAACATCGCATTACAAAATATCAGCATGTACTCATGCATCAACTTCAAATCGGGCATTTTTGCAGTCTAATTCCTATGCTAGATCCACCTTTGCTATCATGATTCATGAGTTTTAAACGATGGACATCACACATCTTTCAAGGGAGTTGCTTTCTCATTGATAAAATGTCCTTTTATGTTATGATGTATCCCTACATGAATGGTTTTTTGCTCATACAACATCTTCATAATCTTTAATTCTTCACCACATTTTGATTCGTTTTTTGTCACTTTGATGACACTGCAAGCGTACAAGGAGGCTTTGCAGGTTAACatccataaaaagaaaaaaaaaatgttagagaaaatgtttttatttttataaataaataacaaaatgtttttactttatttcattgtttaaactatttaaaactgtaataataataataataataataatgacattttctttctaaatttaaaataaaataaaaataacatttttataactagttataaaattaaagaaaaaacggaatttttttcttaagcTAAACTAATCATGCCCAAAGTCTTGTGCGGCCTGCCAAAAACATGTCCTTATGTCATGGCTATCATGACATGCTGATCAATATTCAATTAATATCATGCAGTTTGCATTGTTTATTATCCATAAGTGGTTCTTAATAGACAATATTTAATCGACTAAACGTTTAATCTAATCTCTGAAATTGTATTTCACTATCAATTTAGTCCTGGAATTaagaaaaactcaaataaatttcTGAAAATATATAGGATTTCATTTAAGTCCTaagtatatttcttttttcaatttgatgcctagtttaaaaactttaaatgataataataacataaatttaataactaaaatgagaaaattgattaattttaggAATATATTTGAGTTTTCCATAATTTTAAAgtctaaaatgaaaataaaatataaatttaaggaatcaattaattatttactttaattaatattattatcacACAATCATGGTCTCATGAAAGATATATTTATCTCATTAAACATATAACATATAGAGTTAATGTGAGAAACTAATGTTGATATATGTTATTGatgtaaaaagaattatattaacaattaggtaaaagtaactttaaatgtaattttgttattaataaaaaaaatgtggatgacataattttatatattctaataaaaaattaattttttaatttttttttttaggatattagttgacatttttaaaacaataataattgttattattattattataaaaattaattaaattacatagtgtcatttcataattttaacaaaaagtatAACATCcttattggatttttttaactatcataatTAAGGTTTTTTTTGGAATTTCGAGATATTTATAAGCTTTGACCCTTTGTCCTTGAAtccaat encodes:
- the BZIP126 gene encoding bZIP transcription factor ATB2 — its product is MACSSGTSSGSLSLLQNSGSEEDLQAMMEDQRKRKRMISNRESARRSRMRKQKHLDDLVSQVAQLRKENQQILTSVNITTQQYLSVEAENSVLRAQVGELSHRLESLNEIVDVLNATTTVAGFGAAASSTFVEPMNNNNNSFFNFNPLNMGYLNQPIMASADILQY